A DNA window from Sylvia atricapilla isolate bSylAtr1 chromosome 6, bSylAtr1.pri, whole genome shotgun sequence contains the following coding sequences:
- the COQ6 gene encoding ubiquinone biosynthesis monooxygenase COQ6, mitochondrial isoform X2 → MAALRGRPLLAPLGARLRAGPRAPLRSAASAPPLYDVVVSGGGMVGSAMAAVLGHDIHFYDKKIALLEAGPRKDYDHLPDSYSNRVSSISPGSATLLSNRVEVFYGSKAVGYTWPLPSHGCDTSPWVQVELADGRRLQTKLLIGADGHNSVVRKEAEIQNIEHQYDQSAVVATLHLSEATDNNVAWQRFLPTGPIALLPLSDTASSLVWSTSHDHASELLAMDEESFVDSINSAFWSNINHSDFIDAAGAMFRSAISLLRPSGSAVRQLPPSVARVDPESRAMFPLGMGHATEYVQHRVALIGDAAHRVHPLAGQGVNLGFGDIACLAHHLSAAAFNGSDLGSLKHLLKFETERQRHNVSLIAATDVLKRLYSTTLAPLVLLRTWGLQATNALPPVKEQIMAFASK, encoded by the exons ATGGCGGCGCTGCGCGGGCGGCCGCTGCTGGCCCCGCTCGGAGCGCGGCTGAgggccgggccccgcgccccgctccgctccgccgcCTCCGCCCCGCCGCTCTACGATGTGGTGGTGTCGGGCGGCGGCATGGTCGGGAGCGCCATGGCCGCCGTGCTGG GGCATGACATCCACTTCTATGATAAAAAGATTGCTTTGCTGGAGGCTGGTCCTAGGAAAGACTACGATCACTTGCCAGACAGTTACAGTAACAGGGTCAGCTCCATCTCCCCAGGATCAGCAACTCTCCTAAGCA ACCGGGTGGAGGTTTTCTACGGGAGCAAAGCAGTTGGCTACACCTGGCCCCTTCCCTCCCACGGCTGTGACACAAGCCCTTGGGTCCAAGTTGAGTTAGCTGATGGACGCAGACTTCAGACCAAGCTGCTG ATTGGTGCCGATGGTCATAACTCTGTGGTCCGGAAGGAAGCTGAAATTCAGAACATTGAACATCAGTATGATCAGTCAGCTGTGGTGGCAACTCTCCATTTATCTGAG GCCACAGACAACAATGTAGCATGGCAGCGGTTCCTTCCCACTGGGCCAATTGCACTTCTTCCG CTGTCTGACACTGCCAGCTCTCTGGTCTGGTCTACATCTCACGACCATGCATCGGAACTTCTCGCTATGGACGAGGAAAGTTTTGTGGATAGCATCAACTCTGCCTTT TGGAGCAACATAAATCACTCTGACTTCATTGACGCTGCTGGAGCCATGTTCCGTTCTGCCATTTCCCTCCTGAGGCCCTCAGGGTCTGCAGTCCGTCAGCTGCCCCCAAGTGTTGCCAGAGTAGATCCAGAGAGCCGAGCCATGTTCCCTCTTGGAATGGGGCACGCGACAGAATACGTCCAGCACCGCGTGGCTCTGATCGG GGATGCAGCACACAGAGTCCACCCACTGGCAGGACAAGGAGTGAACCTGGGCTTTGGTGATATTGCATGTCTAGCTCATCACCTCAGTGCAGCAGCCTTCAACGGGAGTGATCTGG GCTCCTTAAAACACCTCCTCAAGTTTGAAACAGAACGACAGAGGCATAATGTTTCCTTGATAGCTGCTACTGATGTGCTAAAAAGGCTGTACTCCACCACACTGGCTCCTCTGGTGTTGCTGAGGACATGGGGATTGCAAGCAACAAATGCCCTACCTCCTGTCAAA gAGCAAATAATGGCTTTTGCCAGCAAGTGA
- the COQ6 gene encoding ubiquinone biosynthesis monooxygenase COQ6, mitochondrial isoform X1, with product MAALRGRPLLAPLGARLRAGPRAPLRSAASAPPLYDVVVSGGGMVGSAMAAVLGHDIHFYDKKIALLEAGPRKDYDHLPDSYSNRVSSISPGSATLLSSCGAWDHVCRLRLKPFRRMQVWDACSEAMIVFEKDDLDDMGYIVENDVIMSALTKQLDAVADRVEVFYGSKAVGYTWPLPSHGCDTSPWVQVELADGRRLQTKLLIGADGHNSVVRKEAEIQNIEHQYDQSAVVATLHLSEATDNNVAWQRFLPTGPIALLPLSDTASSLVWSTSHDHASELLAMDEESFVDSINSAFWSNINHSDFIDAAGAMFRSAISLLRPSGSAVRQLPPSVARVDPESRAMFPLGMGHATEYVQHRVALIGDAAHRVHPLAGQGVNLGFGDIACLAHHLSAAAFNGSDLGSLKHLLKFETERQRHNVSLIAATDVLKRLYSTTLAPLVLLRTWGLQATNALPPVKEQIMAFASK from the exons ATGGCGGCGCTGCGCGGGCGGCCGCTGCTGGCCCCGCTCGGAGCGCGGCTGAgggccgggccccgcgccccgctccgctccgccgcCTCCGCCCCGCCGCTCTACGATGTGGTGGTGTCGGGCGGCGGCATGGTCGGGAGCGCCATGGCCGCCGTGCTGG GGCATGACATCCACTTCTATGATAAAAAGATTGCTTTGCTGGAGGCTGGTCCTAGGAAAGACTACGATCACTTGCCAGACAGTTACAGTAACAGGGTCAGCTCCATCTCCCCAGGATCAGCAACTCTCCTAAGCA GTTGTGGTGCCTGGGATCATGTCTGCCGCCTGAGACTCAAACCCTTCCGGCGAATGCAG GTGTGGGATGCTTGTTCAGAAGCCATGATCGTTTTTGAGAAAGATGACTTAGATGACATGGGTTACATAGTGGAGAATGATGTCATTATGTCTGCTCTCACAAAACAGTTAGATGCAGTAGCAG ACCGGGTGGAGGTTTTCTACGGGAGCAAAGCAGTTGGCTACACCTGGCCCCTTCCCTCCCACGGCTGTGACACAAGCCCTTGGGTCCAAGTTGAGTTAGCTGATGGACGCAGACTTCAGACCAAGCTGCTG ATTGGTGCCGATGGTCATAACTCTGTGGTCCGGAAGGAAGCTGAAATTCAGAACATTGAACATCAGTATGATCAGTCAGCTGTGGTGGCAACTCTCCATTTATCTGAG GCCACAGACAACAATGTAGCATGGCAGCGGTTCCTTCCCACTGGGCCAATTGCACTTCTTCCG CTGTCTGACACTGCCAGCTCTCTGGTCTGGTCTACATCTCACGACCATGCATCGGAACTTCTCGCTATGGACGAGGAAAGTTTTGTGGATAGCATCAACTCTGCCTTT TGGAGCAACATAAATCACTCTGACTTCATTGACGCTGCTGGAGCCATGTTCCGTTCTGCCATTTCCCTCCTGAGGCCCTCAGGGTCTGCAGTCCGTCAGCTGCCCCCAAGTGTTGCCAGAGTAGATCCAGAGAGCCGAGCCATGTTCCCTCTTGGAATGGGGCACGCGACAGAATACGTCCAGCACCGCGTGGCTCTGATCGG GGATGCAGCACACAGAGTCCACCCACTGGCAGGACAAGGAGTGAACCTGGGCTTTGGTGATATTGCATGTCTAGCTCATCACCTCAGTGCAGCAGCCTTCAACGGGAGTGATCTGG GCTCCTTAAAACACCTCCTCAAGTTTGAAACAGAACGACAGAGGCATAATGTTTCCTTGATAGCTGCTACTGATGTGCTAAAAAGGCTGTACTCCACCACACTGGCTCCTCTGGTGTTGCTGAGGACATGGGGATTGCAAGCAACAAATGCCCTACCTCCTGTCAAA gAGCAAATAATGGCTTTTGCCAGCAAGTGA
- the FAM161B gene encoding protein FAM161B, translating to MGGRRSPLEQGVPCQAELWGDLGVLEEDEELEGFRREADVLREKLREALSHTSGNIRQSSSLTDLTSDSTWDQQKPHLFPKSRLRPKSASSPWIPSITIPQPFKMTLREARKKSELMKSYMFLELDKQRDKRQSQDEAECQKQFRAQPVPAHVFLPLYQEIMEQNEIRRQAATQKRKELLLSTQRPFSFLEKEEKKKEAIRQKFLAAATPNESSKQKQASKKVPKSTYDSLLGDKLKEAELFREIRIQMRAKDLLKNSVAPIDTSNCRREPQSRTATRTKQERLGFLQDRSFSFKPRINPTIPDFEELYWAFQRKTLRRQEIKEPIRSKPFKLRTSNLHARQRQASEKIKDSQKLSKVSVQKSHSLPGLSSLSSNTLPVHITDATRKRESAIRYAQENKKEGEKEGIYWLEKQKMKCQAMQKSVNSRAKALDPHKSLEETQKEKSKQNRQNLQERTKEYRRELEEMELRVKNRPFLFEQVTKRDACQGAERRYRRTLQQVGLSEEFVRKKGEDATDLLEEESDDQRLPKPRGDKDDCTEQEGVPQEEQSTKGVAT from the exons ATGGGGGGCCGGCGGTCTCCGTTAGAACAGGGCGTACCGTGCCAGGCAGAGTTATGGGGTGACCTCGGGGTGCTCGAAGAagatgaggagctggagggTTTCAGGAGGGAGGCGGACGTTCTGCGTGAGAAGCTGAGGGAGGCTCTCAG TCATACATCTGGTAACATAAGGCAGTCCAGTTCTTTGACCGACCTCACCTCAGACAGTACCTGGGATCAGCAAAAGCCTCACTTGTTTCCTAAGTCCCGCTTGAGGCCAAAAAGTGCTTCATCTCCCTGGATTCCTTCCATCACCATCCCTCAGCCTTTCAAAATGACACTGCGGGAAGCTCGCAAAAAGTCCGAGTTGATGAAGTCATACATGTTCCTTGAACTAGACAAACAGAGAGACAAAAGGCAAAGCCAGGATGAAGCTGAATGTCAGAAACAATTCCGGGCACAGCCTGTACCTGCCCATGTGTTTCTGCCCCTTTATCAGGAAATAATGGAGCAGAATGAGATTCGCAGGCaagcagcaacacagaaaagaaaggagctGCTACTTTCAACACAGCGGCCCTTCAGTtttctggagaaggaagagaaaaagaaagaagctaTCAGACAAAAATTCCTGGCAGCAGCAACCCCAAATGAGAGCTCCAAACAGAAGCAAGCCAGTAAAAAAGTTCCTAAATCTACTTATGACTCACTTCTTGGAGATAAACTCAAAG AAGCCGAACTCTTCAGGGAAATCCGTATTCAAATGAGAGCAAAAGATTTGCTCAAGAACTCCGTAGCTCCAATAGATACCAGCAACTGTCGGAGGGAGCCTCAGTCCCGAACTGCCACCAGAACCAAGCAGGAAAGACTTGGCTTCTTACAGGACAGAAGTTTCAGCTTCAAACCAAGGATTAATCCAACAATACCAGATTTTGAAGAACTTTACTGGGCgtttcagaggaaaacattAAGGAGACAAGAAATCAAAGAGCCAATTCGTAGTAAACCATTCAAGCTAAGAACCTCCAATCTCCATGCCAGGCAAAGGCAGGCTAGTGAAAAGATAAAG gaTTCTCAGAAGCTTTCCAAGGTTTCAGTGCAAAAAAGTCACTCTCTGCCTGgactttcctctctctcttccaaCACCCTTCCTGTGCATATTACAGATGCAACTAGAAAGAGGGAATCAGCTATTAG aTATgcccaagaaaacaaaaaagaaggggagaaagaaggaatttattggctggagaaacagaaaatgaaatgtcaaGCTATGCAAAAGTCTGTAAACAGCCGAGCAAAAGCACTGGATCCTCATAAAAGTCTGGAGGAAACACAAAAGGAGAAGTCAAAACAGAACAG gcAAAATTTGCAGGAGAGAACAAAAGAATACAGAAGAGAGCTGGAAGAAATGGAGCTGCGAGTCAAGAACAGACCATTCCTCTTCGAACAGGTCACCAAG CGTGATGCTTGTCAAGGAGCAGAGCGTCGCTACAGACGCACCCTCCAGCAGGTTGGCCTAAGTGAAgaatttgtaagaaaaaaaggggaagatgCCACTGACTTGCTGGAAGAAGAATCTGATGATCAAAG GCTGCCCAAGCCTCGGGGTGACAAGGATGACTGTACTGAACAGGAAGGAGTACCTCAGGAGGAACAGAGCACAAAGGGAGTGGCAACATAA
- the ZNF410 gene encoding zinc finger protein 410 isoform X1: MLSDELESKPELLVQFVQNTSIPLGQGLVESEPKDITCLSLLPVTETSECNRLMLPDDERDLTSPSHTNSSKDVSSSAVLRSLQVNVGPDGEETRAQNVQKPSELLSTPETSSLLQDLQPSDSTSFILLNLTRAGLGSPAEHLVFVQDEAEDSGNDFLSHDSTDSSTPWFLRVQELAHDSLIAATRAQLAKNAKASNNGENVHLCTGDGQPKDSSPIPHLSRVERKLKCTVEGCDRTFVWPAHFKYHLKTHRNDRSFTCPAEGCGKSFYVLQRLKVHMRTHNGEKPFVCTELGCGKQFTTAGNLKNHLRIHTGEKPFLCQAQGCGRSFAEYSSLRKHLVVHSGVKPHQCQICGKTFSQSGSRNVHMRKHHSRIGTAGSREREQPESLMGSSLLEESTVHSKNLISMNSQPSLGVESLHLPDTESIIGVEEGETSCSFFRPLICGD; encoded by the exons ATGTTATCGGATGAGTTAGAATCCAAACCTGAG ctgctggttCAGTTTGTTCAAAATACTTCTATTCCACTGGGACAAGGACTGGTGGAATCAGAACCAAAAGACATCACTTGTCTCTCCCTGCTTCCTGTTACTGAGACCTCAGAATGCAACAGACTCATGTTGCCAG ATGATGAAAGAGATCTCACTTCTCCAAGTCACACTAATTCTTCCAAAGATGTTTCTTCATCTGCTGTCTTGAGAAGTCTCCAGGTAAATGTAGGCCCTGATGGAGAGGAAACAAGGGCACAGAATGTGCAGAAACCATCTGAACTTCTGTCAACTCCAGAAACTTCTAGTTTATTGCAAGACCTCCAGCCCAGCGACAGCACTTCATTCATTCTTCTCAACTTAACAAGAGCAG GGCTGGGGTCTCCCGCAGAGCACTTGGTGTTTGTTCAAGATGAAGCAGAAGATTCTGGCAATGACTTTCTCTCTCATGATAGCACAGACAGCAGTACCCCATGGTTCCTACGAGTGCAGGAATTGGCCCATGACAGTTTAATTGCTGCCACTCGAGCACAGCTCGCAAAGAATGCCAAAGCAAGCAATAATG gTGAAAATGTTCATCTTTGCACAGGAGATGGGCAGCCAAAAGATTCAAGCCCCATTCCTCATTTATCTCGTGTGGAAAGGAAGCTGAAGTGCACAGTTGAGGGCTGTGATCGGACATTTGTATGGCCAGCTCACTTCAAGTATCATCTGAAAACACACAG GAACGACCGCTCCTTCACCTGCCCAGCAGAAGGTTGTGGAAAAAGTTTCTACGTCTTGCAAAGGCTGAAGGTGCACATGAGAACTCACAATGGTGAAAAACCCTTTGTGTGCACAGAACTGGGCTGTGGTAAACAGTTCACAACAGCTGGAAATCTGAAGAACCACCTACGAATTCACACTG GGGAAAAACCCTTTCTGTGTCAGGCACAGGGATGTGGTCGCTCCTTTGCTGAATACTCCAGTCTTCGGAAACATTTGGTTGTCCACTCAG GAGTGAAGCCCCATCAGTGCCAAATTTGTGGGAAGACATTTTCCCAGAGTGGTAGCAGAAATGTGCATATGAGGAAACACCACTCCCGAATTGgaacagctggcagcagggagcgAGAACAGCCAG AGTCACTGATGGGCAGCAGTTTGCTGGAAGAATCAACAGTGCATAGTAAGAATCTCATCTCCATGAACTCTCAGCCCAGCCTTGGTGTTGAGTCTCTGCACTTGCCAGACACAGAGTCAATTATTGGAGTAGAAGAGGGTGAGACCAGCTGCTCTTTTTTCCGCCCTCTTATATGTGGTGACTGA
- the ZNF410 gene encoding zinc finger protein 410 isoform X2 has protein sequence MPLLVQFVQNTSIPLGQGLVESEPKDITCLSLLPVTETSECNRLMLPDDERDLTSPSHTNSSKDVSSSAVLRSLQVNVGPDGEETRAQNVQKPSELLSTPETSSLLQDLQPSDSTSFILLNLTRAGLGSPAEHLVFVQDEAEDSGNDFLSHDSTDSSTPWFLRVQELAHDSLIAATRAQLAKNAKASNNGENVHLCTGDGQPKDSSPIPHLSRVERKLKCTVEGCDRTFVWPAHFKYHLKTHRNDRSFTCPAEGCGKSFYVLQRLKVHMRTHNGEKPFVCTELGCGKQFTTAGNLKNHLRIHTGEKPFLCQAQGCGRSFAEYSSLRKHLVVHSGVKPHQCQICGKTFSQSGSRNVHMRKHHSRIGTAGSREREQPESLMGSSLLEESTVHSKNLISMNSQPSLGVESLHLPDTESIIGVEEGETSCSFFRPLICGD, from the exons ATGCCG ctgctggttCAGTTTGTTCAAAATACTTCTATTCCACTGGGACAAGGACTGGTGGAATCAGAACCAAAAGACATCACTTGTCTCTCCCTGCTTCCTGTTACTGAGACCTCAGAATGCAACAGACTCATGTTGCCAG ATGATGAAAGAGATCTCACTTCTCCAAGTCACACTAATTCTTCCAAAGATGTTTCTTCATCTGCTGTCTTGAGAAGTCTCCAGGTAAATGTAGGCCCTGATGGAGAGGAAACAAGGGCACAGAATGTGCAGAAACCATCTGAACTTCTGTCAACTCCAGAAACTTCTAGTTTATTGCAAGACCTCCAGCCCAGCGACAGCACTTCATTCATTCTTCTCAACTTAACAAGAGCAG GGCTGGGGTCTCCCGCAGAGCACTTGGTGTTTGTTCAAGATGAAGCAGAAGATTCTGGCAATGACTTTCTCTCTCATGATAGCACAGACAGCAGTACCCCATGGTTCCTACGAGTGCAGGAATTGGCCCATGACAGTTTAATTGCTGCCACTCGAGCACAGCTCGCAAAGAATGCCAAAGCAAGCAATAATG gTGAAAATGTTCATCTTTGCACAGGAGATGGGCAGCCAAAAGATTCAAGCCCCATTCCTCATTTATCTCGTGTGGAAAGGAAGCTGAAGTGCACAGTTGAGGGCTGTGATCGGACATTTGTATGGCCAGCTCACTTCAAGTATCATCTGAAAACACACAG GAACGACCGCTCCTTCACCTGCCCAGCAGAAGGTTGTGGAAAAAGTTTCTACGTCTTGCAAAGGCTGAAGGTGCACATGAGAACTCACAATGGTGAAAAACCCTTTGTGTGCACAGAACTGGGCTGTGGTAAACAGTTCACAACAGCTGGAAATCTGAAGAACCACCTACGAATTCACACTG GGGAAAAACCCTTTCTGTGTCAGGCACAGGGATGTGGTCGCTCCTTTGCTGAATACTCCAGTCTTCGGAAACATTTGGTTGTCCACTCAG GAGTGAAGCCCCATCAGTGCCAAATTTGTGGGAAGACATTTTCCCAGAGTGGTAGCAGAAATGTGCATATGAGGAAACACCACTCCCGAATTGgaacagctggcagcagggagcgAGAACAGCCAG AGTCACTGATGGGCAGCAGTTTGCTGGAAGAATCAACAGTGCATAGTAAGAATCTCATCTCCATGAACTCTCAGCCCAGCCTTGGTGTTGAGTCTCTGCACTTGCCAGACACAGAGTCAATTATTGGAGTAGAAGAGGGTGAGACCAGCTGCTCTTTTTTCCGCCCTCTTATATGTGGTGACTGA